Proteins co-encoded in one Gossypium arboreum isolate Shixiya-1 chromosome 11, ASM2569848v2, whole genome shotgun sequence genomic window:
- the LOC108465157 gene encoding probable WRKY transcription factor 43: MDGQESNPPPPLLSPLNVPFLFPTSLPSSSLHPPLQTQNILPDIDWVSLLSGHENKLMIESGSNNLMSENGVDHHQDAKGANMDKRKGSKIKKTSRPRFAFQTRSEDDILDDGYRWRKYGQKAVKNSIHPRSYYRCTHHTCNVKKQVQRLSKDTSIVVTTYEGIHNHPCEKLMETLTPLLRQMQFLSSF, encoded by the exons ATGGATGGCCAAGAAAGTAACCCACCGCCGCCCTTACTATCACCCCTTAATGTTCCTTTCCTCTTCCCAACTTCACTTCCCTCCTCCTCCTTGCATCCTCCTTTACAAACTCAAAATATTCTCCCCGATATCGATTGGGTTAGCCTCCTCTCCGGTCATGAGAATAAGCTAATGATTGAAAGCGGTTCTAATAATTTAATGTCTGAGAATGGAGTCGATCATCATCAGGATGCCAAGGGCGCCAATATGGATAAGAGGAAAGGCAGTAAGATAAAAAAGACAAGCCGACCTAGGTTTGCTTTCCAAACCAGGAGTGAAGATGACATTTTGGACGACGGTTACAGGTGGAGAAAGTATGGTCAAAAAGCTGTGAAGAATAGCATACATCCAAG gagCTATTATCGGTGCACGCATCACACATGCAATGTGAAGAAACAGGTTCAAAGGCTGTCCAAAGACACCAGCATCGTGGTGACTACTTACGAAGGAATTCACAACCATCCCTGTGAAAAGCTTATGGAAACCCTAACTCCTCTTCTCAGGCAAATGCAATTCCTTTCTagcttttaa
- the LOC108465153 gene encoding late embryogenesis abundant protein Lea14-A, with the protein MSQLLEKAKDFVVDKVANIKKPEASVSDVDLKHVSRECVEYGAKVSVSNPYSHSIPICEISYNFKSAGRGIASGTIPDPGSLKASDTTMLDVPVKVPYNILVSLVKDIGADWDIDYELELGLTIDLPIVGNFTIPLSQKGEIKLPTLSDIF; encoded by the exons ATGTCGCAGTTGTTGGAGAAGGCGAAGGACTTCGTGGTGGATAAGGTGGCCAACATAAAGAAGCCGGAGGCTAGTGTCTCGGACGTTGATCTGAAACATGTGAGCCGTGAGTGCGTCGAGTATGGCGCTAAGGTCTCTGTCTCCAACCCCTACAGCCATTCCATCCCCATTTGTGAGATCTCTTACAATTTCAAAAGTGCTGGAAG AGGGATAGCATCAGGGACAATACCAGACCCGGGGTCATTGAAAGCCAGCGACACAACGATGCTGGACGTGCCAGTGAAGGTACCGTATAACATCTTAGTAAGCTTGGTAAAGGATATTGGTGCAGATTGGGACATTGACTATGAATTGGAATTGGGTCTCACCATTGATCTTCCTATCGTGGGGAACTTCACTATCCCTCTCTCTCAGAAAGGAGAG